One stretch of Nitrospirota bacterium DNA includes these proteins:
- a CDS encoding acetyl-CoA decarbonylase/synthase complex subunit delta encodes MALVIPKETYSGKIYNVQIGTGAKAVTIGGASALPFLGFEGTFPNRPAVALEIMDIAPDDWPETLKKAIGGAGASPVAWAKFCQQNGADMVALRLMGTHPDQQNKSPEEAAKVAAEVAAAIDIPLIILGSGAADKDTQVLQAAATATRGKNCAIGKAVEENYKTVAAAAMANDHKLIAMSQLDVNLAKQLNILLSQMGFDKEKIIMDPMSSALGYGLEYTYSVMERIRLAALLQNDPMMQTPIICDIGANVWKVKETMAPDAEVPEWGKLEDRALAWEAVTASAMITAGADMLIMRHPGAAAKAKEFIAELMG; translated from the coding sequence ATGGCACTCGTAATACCGAAAGAGACCTATAGCGGCAAGATTTACAATGTACAGATCGGTACCGGCGCAAAAGCGGTGACGATTGGAGGGGCAAGCGCCCTGCCATTCCTGGGCTTCGAGGGAACATTCCCGAACAGGCCGGCCGTCGCGCTGGAGATCATGGATATCGCTCCCGATGATTGGCCGGAGACCCTGAAGAAGGCGATCGGCGGCGCGGGGGCTTCTCCCGTGGCCTGGGCGAAGTTCTGCCAGCAGAACGGCGCGGACATGGTGGCGCTTCGGCTCATGGGAACGCACCCGGACCAGCAGAACAAGAGCCCTGAAGAGGCGGCCAAGGTTGCGGCCGAGGTTGCGGCGGCGATCGACATTCCGCTTATCATTCTCGGAAGCGGCGCCGCGGACAAAGACACCCAGGTGCTCCAGGCGGCGGCAACGGCCACGCGCGGAAAGAACTGCGCGATCGGCAAGGCCGTGGAGGAGAACTACAAGACCGTGGCGGCGGCCGCGATGGCGAACGATCACAAGCTCATTGCCATGAGCCAGCTGGACGTGAACCTCGCCAAGCAGCTCAACATCCTGCTCTCTCAGATGGGCTTCGACAAAGAGAAGATCATCATGGACCCCATGTCCTCGGCCCTGGGGTACGGCCTTGAATATACCTATAGCGTGATGGAACGCATTCGTCTGGCAGCGCTCCTGCAGAACGATCCCATGATGCAGACCCCGATCATCTGTGATATCGGCGCGAATGTCTGGAAGGTAAAGGAGACCATGGCGCCCGATGCCGAGGTGCCGGAGTGGGGCAAGTTGGAAGACCGCGCCCTCGCCTGGGAAGCCGTCACCGCCTCGGCCATGATCACGGCGGGCGCGGACATGCTGATCATGCGCCATCCCGGCGCTGCGGCAAAGGCAAAGGAATTCATCGCGGAGTTGATGGGATAG
- a CDS encoding NAD(P)H-dependent oxidoreductase subunit E, translating to MEEKLEGILSRYRENEGNLISILQDLESEFGYLREDAITWISERLDVPLAKFYGVATFYAQFHLKPRGRNVITACCGTACHVKGSERLIDSLVKELAIPAGEDTSEDLKFTVEKVNCVGACSIAPVIIVNKTVHGKMTPDKLTKEMKTLKAEEQQHA from the coding sequence ATGGAAGAAAAACTTGAAGGCATACTATCGCGGTACCGCGAGAACGAAGGGAACCTGATCTCGATCCTGCAGGACCTCGAGAGCGAATTCGGTTATCTGCGTGAAGACGCGATCACCTGGATCTCCGAGCGGCTCGATGTCCCGCTCGCGAAGTTCTACGGCGTTGCGACCTTCTATGCGCAGTTCCATCTGAAGCCGAGGGGCAGGAACGTGATCACGGCATGCTGCGGCACCGCGTGTCATGTCAAGGGGTCCGAGCGGCTGATCGACAGCCTGGTAAAAGAACTGGCCATCCCCGCGGGCGAGGACACGTCGGAAGATCTCAAGTTCACCGTTGAAAAAGTAAATTGTGTCGGCGCGTGCAGCATCGCGCCGGTTATCATCGTTAATAAAACAGTGCACGGCAAGATGACGCCGGACAAGCTCACAAAAGAGATGAAAACGCTTAAGGCGGAAGAGCAGCAGCACGCGTAA
- the acsB gene encoding acetyl-CoA decarbonylase/synthase complex subunit alpha/beta: protein MSKVIATGAILGSHYYVKQAEALVEKAITEKGADFKFEFPDTAYFLPQMFAMTGFEVRTLGDMKTALEQKVKPLVTNVPDDHHYKPYLGEALDAGMVTLFAQEMIMAIRYIYGEEPVKDDSIGLTYNGFISDTILRNLGVQLVDGSMPGYVVIVGAADSDEQAFEIARDLQQKNILTLLCGNVNGNSVTKQLLRKGVQLGWDTRLVPLGPEVEHAIYAVNWAARAGITFGGMKGGDYKKILKYSKDKVFAFVMVLGPLNDRIWTTGAGAIDMGFPAIANTDIPTIEVTGVTIYEEVAKELDPAKLVQKCIEVRGLKITVSKPPIPVAFGPAFEGERIRKEDMHIEFGGQRTPAFEWLHMVDLNNIEDGKVTIVGKDAEERYKKGGQMPLGVVIEVGGRKMQKDFEPVLERKIHHFVNEAQGIWHMGQRDQNWFRVSKAALAEGYVLRHFGDILTTQLKHKFNNIVDKVQVTLYVDEADVTAKVEEARKHYLERDIRLATMTDESVDTYYSCLLCQSFAPNHVCVVSPERLGLCGAYNWLDAKAAYEIDPNGANQPVMKGETLDAVKGRWKGVDEYVYTNSHQALEYFNAYTIMDAPMTSCGCFECIMAIVPEANGVMIVNRGYTGMTPIGMKFSTLAGTVGGGAQTPGFMGIGRFFLTSNKFLSADGGFKRIVWMTKNLKESFAEQFKKRAEEEGIPDLMDKIADETVAEDSDKMMEFLTAKGHPALTMDPMF, encoded by the coding sequence ATGTCAAAAGTCATTGCCACCGGAGCCATTCTGGGCTCCCACTACTATGTGAAGCAGGCCGAGGCGCTTGTCGAGAAGGCCATTACCGAGAAAGGCGCGGATTTCAAGTTTGAGTTCCCCGATACGGCGTATTTTCTGCCGCAGATGTTCGCCATGACGGGTTTTGAGGTCCGCACCCTCGGCGACATGAAGACCGCGCTCGAGCAGAAGGTGAAGCCGCTTGTCACGAACGTGCCTGACGATCATCATTACAAACCGTATCTGGGAGAGGCGCTCGACGCGGGCATGGTGACGCTTTTTGCCCAGGAAATGATCATGGCCATCCGGTACATCTACGGCGAGGAGCCCGTGAAGGACGATTCCATCGGACTCACGTACAACGGGTTCATCTCGGACACCATTCTCCGGAACCTCGGCGTGCAGCTGGTGGACGGCTCCATGCCGGGCTACGTGGTGATCGTCGGAGCAGCGGACAGCGATGAACAGGCCTTCGAGATCGCCAGGGACCTCCAGCAGAAGAACATCCTTACGCTCCTGTGCGGCAATGTGAACGGCAATAGCGTGACCAAACAGCTCCTCCGGAAGGGCGTACAGCTCGGCTGGGACACCCGCCTCGTGCCGCTCGGCCCTGAAGTGGAGCATGCCATCTATGCCGTGAACTGGGCCGCGCGGGCGGGCATCACGTTCGGCGGCATGAAGGGCGGTGATTACAAGAAGATACTCAAATACTCCAAGGACAAGGTATTCGCCTTCGTCATGGTGCTCGGCCCCCTGAACGACCGCATTTGGACCACGGGCGCCGGCGCCATCGACATGGGTTTCCCGGCGATCGCGAACACGGACATCCCGACCATTGAGGTCACCGGCGTCACGATCTACGAAGAGGTGGCCAAGGAGCTTGATCCCGCGAAGCTTGTGCAAAAGTGCATCGAGGTGCGCGGTCTCAAGATCACGGTTTCCAAACCACCCATCCCGGTTGCCTTTGGACCGGCTTTCGAGGGCGAGCGCATCCGGAAAGAGGACATGCATATCGAGTTCGGCGGCCAGCGCACACCGGCCTTCGAGTGGCTCCATATGGTGGACCTGAACAACATCGAAGACGGCAAGGTCACGATCGTCGGCAAGGATGCCGAAGAACGATATAAGAAGGGCGGCCAGATGCCGCTCGGCGTTGTCATTGAGGTAGGCGGCCGGAAGATGCAGAAGGACTTTGAACCCGTGCTTGAGCGCAAGATCCATCACTTTGTCAATGAAGCGCAGGGGATCTGGCACATGGGCCAGCGCGACCAGAACTGGTTCCGCGTGAGTAAAGCCGCGCTCGCCGAAGGGTATGTGCTCAGGCACTTCGGCGACATTCTCACAACCCAGCTCAAGCACAAATTCAACAACATCGTGGACAAGGTCCAGGTGACCCTCTATGTGGACGAGGCCGACGTGACGGCGAAGGTCGAGGAGGCGCGCAAGCACTATCTGGAACGTGACATCCGCCTCGCGACCATGACCGACGAGTCCGTTGACACCTACTATTCCTGCCTCCTCTGCCAGAGCTTCGCGCCGAACCACGTATGCGTCGTGTCTCCCGAGCGGCTCGGTCTTTGCGGCGCCTACAACTGGCTCGATGCCAAGGCAGCCTATGAGATCGACCCGAACGGCGCGAATCAGCCGGTGATGAAGGGCGAGACCCTCGATGCGGTCAAGGGGCGCTGGAAGGGCGTGGACGAATATGTGTACACGAATTCTCACCAGGCGCTCGAATATTTCAATGCCTACACCATCATGGACGCGCCCATGACGTCCTGCGGATGCTTTGAGTGCATCATGGCCATCGTGCCCGAGGCAAACGGCGTGATGATCGTGAACCGCGGCTACACGGGCATGACCCCCATTGGAATGAAGTTCTCGACCCTTGCCGGCACCGTGGGCGGCGGCGCCCAGACCCCGGGCTTCATGGGCATCGGAAGATTCTTCCTTACGAGCAACAAGTTCCTGTCGGCGGACGGCGGATTCAAACGCATCGTCTGGATGACCAAGAACCTGAAAGAGTCCTTTGCCGAACAATTCAAGAAACGCGCCGAAGAAGAGGGGATCCCTGATCTGATGGACAAGATCGCCGATGAGACCGTGGCTGAGGATTCGGACAAAATGATGGAGTTCCTGACCGCCAAGGGCCATCCGGCGCTCACCATGGACCCGATGTTCTAG
- the acsC gene encoding acetyl-CoA decarbonylase/synthase complex subunit gamma, protein MALSGIEIFKHLPKTNCKKCGHPTCLAFAMKLAAKQASLDACPDASDDAKKILGESAAPPIRDITLGVGDKAVKVGGEICLFRHEKKFFNPNLFAVAIKASEAGDAAAKKIDAVKTSEIDRVGQKLRVDAIAVTDEGGDAAKFAAVVKQVVDGAPGVPLILVSKDPATIEAGIAHCADKKPLIYAATAENAEAMAKIAKEKKASLAISADGLDALTALSEKVKALGVDDLVLDSGARKAKDMIEHYTIIRRAAIKKNFKPLGYPVIAFANRDNTVSEAITAAVGTMKYASIIIVNNVEKWKMLALLSLRQNIYTDPQVPMQVAQNIYKVGDAKEGSPLMITTNFSLSYFIVRGEVENSKVPAWLAVMDNEGLSVLTAWAAGKFTASKIAQFVTESGVEKNINHKELIIPGYVAVLSGSLEEKLPGWKITVGPREANGLPTFLKARA, encoded by the coding sequence ATGGCACTATCCGGAATTGAAATATTCAAACATCTCCCCAAGACAAACTGCAAGAAGTGCGGCCACCCGACCTGCCTCGCCTTTGCCATGAAGCTTGCCGCAAAGCAGGCGAGCCTCGATGCCTGCCCGGACGCGTCTGACGACGCCAAAAAGATCCTGGGCGAATCAGCCGCGCCGCCGATCCGGGACATCACCCTCGGTGTCGGAGACAAGGCCGTGAAGGTGGGCGGCGAGATCTGCCTGTTCCGCCACGAAAAGAAATTTTTCAACCCCAACCTCTTCGCGGTCGCGATCAAGGCCTCCGAAGCCGGTGACGCTGCTGCAAAGAAGATCGATGCGGTCAAGACCTCCGAGATCGACCGGGTCGGCCAGAAGCTGCGGGTTGACGCCATAGCCGTGACCGACGAGGGCGGCGACGCGGCGAAGTTTGCCGCTGTCGTGAAGCAGGTCGTGGACGGCGCGCCGGGCGTGCCGTTGATCCTGGTGAGCAAGGACCCCGCGACCATTGAAGCGGGAATCGCGCACTGCGCGGACAAGAAGCCGTTGATCTACGCGGCGACTGCCGAGAACGCGGAGGCAATGGCCAAGATCGCCAAGGAGAAGAAGGCCTCTCTTGCAATTTCAGCAGACGGACTTGATGCACTCACCGCCCTGTCCGAGAAGGTCAAGGCCCTCGGCGTTGACGATCTGGTCCTCGACTCGGGCGCGCGCAAGGCCAAGGACATGATCGAGCACTACACCATTATTCGCCGCGCAGCGATCAAGAAGAATTTCAAGCCCCTCGGATACCCGGTCATCGCTTTCGCGAACCGCGACAATACCGTCTCCGAGGCCATAACCGCCGCCGTCGGCACGATGAAGTACGCTTCCATCATCATCGTGAACAACGTTGAAAAATGGAAGATGCTTGCGTTGCTGTCGCTGCGCCAGAACATCTATACCGACCCGCAGGTGCCGATGCAGGTTGCCCAGAACATCTACAAGGTCGGCGACGCGAAAGAGGGCTCGCCGCTCATGATCACCACCAACTTCTCGCTCTCGTACTTTATCGTACGCGGCGAGGTGGAGAACAGCAAGGTGCCGGCGTGGCTCGCCGTCATGGACAATGAAGGGCTTTCCGTGCTCACGGCCTGGGCCGCGGGCAAGTTTACCGCCAGCAAGATCGCCCAGTTCGTCACCGAGAGCGGCGTGGAGAAAAACATCAACCACAAGGAGCTTATCATTCCCGGCTACGTGGCGGTGCTTTCCGGATCGCTGGAAGAGAAACTGCCGGGCTGGAAGATCACCGTGGGACCGCGGGAAGCGAACGGATTGCCGACCTTCCTGAAGGCGAGAGCATAA
- the fdhF gene encoding formate dehydrogenase subunit alpha, whose protein sequence is MMNLTINGRHITVPDNATILDAARRNDIYIPTLCDDPRLEPHGGCRLCLVQVKGLPRLVSACTTPATEGMVVETSNEQIERQRRTIVELLLSDHPNDCMVCARAGDCTLQELAYFYDLRSNRFYGERRQYAKKDMNPFIERDMEKCILCGKCVRVCEEIQGFGAIDVAGRGFAAKVTPPFEKDLDCEFCGQCVSLCPTGALIGKQSLGKGRQKDVREVETVCGYCGCGCNLTLHISRNEVVRVTSRPDTINEGWLCVKGRYGQSFINSPDRLTTPLIKKEGKFVPASWDEALGYVAERLSAIKQKHGADAIGGLSSARCTNEENYLFQKFIRAVIGTNNVDHCARLUHSSTVAGLAAVFGSGAMTNSLQEIENNDVLFVIGSNTKESHPIIALKMIKAKRKGAKIIVADPRRVPLVRFADIWIQHKPGTDVALLNGMMHVIIKEGLVKKDFILSLTEGFDDAFRKNLEEYTPEAVSKITGVPADTIIKAARMYGSSDRAGTYYTMGITQHAHGTENVFSIANLALMTGNLGRESVGVNPLRGQNNVQGSTDMGCIPNNYPGYQGVALPAIRQKFEDLWKVKLSDKVGMTATEMIPAAAKGTLKALYIMGENPAVSDPDTTHTIKALKALDLLVVQDIFMTETAELAHVVLPGVSFAEKDGTFTNTERRVQRVRKAINSPGIAWEDSRIIGELAKKMGHELPYMPVADIFREIGQAWPAMAGMNYARLAGGGLQWPCPTPDHPGTRFLFKDGFPRGKGRFTLVTYKPSVELADKDYPFILTTGRLLFQYHTGSMTRRVKEIDTVSHEAFIEINAADAKDLLLDSGMKVKVSSRRGSITVKALVSRRPAKGVVFIPFHFKEAAANVLTSSTSLDPVAKIPSFKVSAVRLEKV, encoded by the coding sequence ATGATGAATCTCACCATAAATGGCAGGCACATAACCGTTCCCGACAACGCCACGATCCTTGATGCGGCACGGCGGAACGATATCTACATCCCCACGCTCTGCGACGATCCGCGGCTCGAGCCCCATGGCGGATGCAGGCTCTGCCTGGTCCAGGTGAAGGGCCTGCCCCGTCTGGTTTCCGCGTGCACCACGCCGGCGACCGAGGGCATGGTGGTGGAAACCTCGAACGAGCAGATCGAGCGCCAGCGCCGCACCATTGTGGAACTCCTCCTGTCCGACCATCCGAATGACTGCATGGTCTGCGCGCGGGCCGGCGACTGCACACTGCAGGAACTCGCCTATTTCTACGACCTCCGGTCGAACCGGTTCTACGGTGAACGGCGGCAGTACGCCAAAAAGGACATGAACCCGTTCATCGAACGGGACATGGAAAAATGCATTCTCTGCGGCAAATGTGTGCGCGTGTGCGAAGAGATCCAGGGCTTCGGCGCGATCGATGTGGCAGGCAGGGGATTCGCCGCCAAAGTAACACCGCCCTTTGAAAAGGACCTGGATTGTGAGTTCTGCGGCCAGTGCGTGAGTCTCTGTCCCACAGGCGCGCTGATCGGCAAACAGTCGCTCGGCAAGGGCAGACAGAAGGACGTGAGGGAAGTTGAGACCGTCTGCGGCTACTGCGGCTGCGGGTGCAACCTCACTCTGCACATTAGCAGGAACGAGGTGGTGCGCGTCACATCGCGGCCGGATACCATCAACGAAGGATGGCTCTGCGTCAAGGGACGGTATGGCCAAAGTTTTATCAACAGTCCTGACCGGCTCACGACGCCGCTTATTAAAAAAGAGGGTAAGTTCGTCCCCGCCTCGTGGGACGAGGCGCTCGGGTATGTTGCCGAGCGGCTCAGCGCCATCAAGCAGAAACATGGTGCGGATGCCATCGGCGGCCTCTCCTCCGCACGATGTACAAATGAAGAGAACTACCTGTTCCAGAAATTCATCCGCGCGGTCATCGGCACGAACAACGTCGATCACTGCGCGCGCCTCTGACACAGCTCCACGGTGGCCGGTCTGGCCGCTGTATTCGGTTCCGGGGCAATGACGAACTCCCTGCAGGAGATCGAGAACAACGATGTGCTGTTCGTCATCGGCTCCAACACCAAAGAGAGCCACCCCATCATCGCGCTCAAGATGATCAAGGCCAAGCGGAAAGGCGCGAAGATCATTGTCGCCGACCCGCGCCGGGTGCCGCTGGTGCGGTTCGCGGACATCTGGATACAACACAAACCGGGCACGGATGTGGCGCTTCTGAACGGGATGATGCACGTGATCATCAAGGAAGGCCTCGTGAAGAAGGACTTCATTCTGTCCCTGACCGAGGGTTTTGATGATGCGTTCAGGAAAAACCTGGAAGAGTACACGCCCGAGGCAGTATCGAAGATCACCGGCGTGCCGGCTGACACGATCATCAAGGCCGCCCGCATGTACGGATCATCGGATAGAGCAGGCACGTACTATACCATGGGGATCACGCAGCATGCTCACGGCACGGAGAACGTGTTCTCCATCGCCAACCTCGCGCTTATGACGGGCAACCTCGGCAGGGAAAGCGTGGGGGTGAATCCGCTCCGCGGCCAGAACAATGTCCAGGGCTCCACGGACATGGGCTGCATCCCGAACAATTATCCGGGATACCAGGGAGTCGCTCTTCCGGCGATCAGGCAGAAGTTTGAGGACCTCTGGAAGGTGAAGCTGTCCGACAAGGTCGGCATGACCGCCACGGAGATGATACCTGCCGCGGCCAAGGGCACGCTGAAGGCCCTGTACATCATGGGCGAGAACCCTGCTGTCTCTGATCCCGACACGACGCATACGATCAAGGCGCTCAAGGCGCTCGACCTGCTCGTGGTCCAGGACATCTTCATGACCGAGACAGCTGAGCTGGCACACGTTGTGCTGCCCGGCGTTTCGTTTGCCGAGAAGGACGGGACATTCACGAACACCGAGCGCCGGGTGCAGCGTGTAAGGAAGGCGATAAACTCCCCGGGAATTGCGTGGGAGGACTCGCGTATCATCGGAGAACTTGCCAAAAAAATGGGGCATGAGCTGCCGTATATGCCTGTCGCGGACATATTCCGCGAGATCGGGCAGGCATGGCCCGCGATGGCCGGCATGAACTACGCCAGGCTCGCGGGCGGCGGCCTCCAGTGGCCCTGTCCGACGCCGGACCATCCGGGTACGCGGTTCCTGTTCAAGGACGGATTTCCGCGCGGCAAGGGCAGGTTCACCCTCGTAACGTACAAACCCTCTGTCGAGCTTGCGGACAAGGACTATCCCTTCATCCTTACCACCGGCAGACTGCTGTTCCAGTACCATACCGGCTCCATGACGAGACGGGTGAAAGAGATCGACACGGTGTCGCACGAGGCCTTTATCGAGATCAATGCCGCTGATGCGAAGGACCTGTTGCTCGACAGCGGAATGAAGGTAAAGGTCAGCTCGCGCAGGGGTTCCATCACCGTCAAGGCGCTCGTTTCCAGGCGTCCGGCAAAGGGCGTGGTGTTCATCCCGTTCCATTTCAAGGAAGCGGCGGCCAACGTGCTCACGAGCAGCACCTCACTCGACCCGGTGGCCAAGATCCCGTCGTTCAAGGTATCGGCGGTAAGGCTCGAGAAGGTGTGA
- a CDS encoding dihydropteroate synthase, translating to MIIIGEKISVMAKKVREALTKFDPKPLQELAVAQDKAGAHFIDISIGPAEDNGPKLMDWAVKVLQEVVEKPLCLDTTNLKAMEAGLKAHNNAWGAPIINSTSNEPERFPMMELAGKYNAKIIALTLGKGSIPADAEDRCGIAAEIMARAMEHGVPLENLFLDPLILQLATMQDQGLQAIRAVKMFQQLNDPPMQTVVGLSNISNGAPKLVRPIINRNFLTMLIYEGLTAAIIDPLDKDMMDTVKTTEMIMGKKMYAHSYLDM from the coding sequence ATGATAATAATCGGAGAAAAGATCAGTGTGATGGCAAAGAAGGTGCGTGAGGCCCTTACGAAGTTCGACCCGAAGCCTCTCCAGGAACTCGCTGTTGCCCAGGACAAGGCCGGCGCTCATTTTATCGACATTTCCATCGGCCCGGCCGAAGACAACGGTCCCAAGCTGATGGATTGGGCGGTGAAAGTCCTGCAGGAAGTCGTCGAAAAGCCGCTGTGCCTCGACACGACGAATCTGAAGGCCATGGAGGCGGGGCTCAAGGCGCACAACAACGCGTGGGGCGCTCCGATCATCAACTCCACGTCCAATGAGCCGGAGCGTTTCCCGATGATGGAGCTTGCCGGCAAGTACAACGCGAAGATCATCGCGCTCACCCTGGGCAAGGGCAGCATCCCGGCGGACGCCGAGGACCGCTGTGGAATCGCGGCCGAGATCATGGCCCGCGCCATGGAACACGGCGTGCCCCTGGAGAACCTCTTCCTCGATCCGCTCATCCTCCAGCTCGCAACGATGCAGGACCAGGGTCTTCAGGCCATCCGTGCCGTCAAGATGTTCCAGCAGCTGAACGATCCTCCGATGCAGACCGTGGTCGGGCTTTCGAATATTTCAAACGGCGCGCCGAAGCTTGTTCGTCCCATCATCAACCGGAACTTTCTGACCATGCTCATCTACGAGGGGCTGACGGCCGCCATCATCGATCCGCTCGATAAGGACATGATGGACACGGTCAAGACCACGGAGATGATCATGGGCAAAAAGATGTATGCCCATTCGTATCTCGATATGTAA
- the nuoF gene encoding NADH-quinone oxidoreductase subunit NuoF, producing the protein MKKDISIKVCMGTGGIAAGGVAVMSTFEQALADAGLRATVEKNCSMHKVGCRGFCARDVLVDVVINGNKSTYQYIKPEMVERIVNEHIVGGVPVADWLVSDDYHTFHDKQVKVVLSDCGEVDPEDIDSYISRNGYEATKKVLLTMTPQETIDVIKASGLRGRGGAGFPTAVKWDMAIKAPGPKKYLICNADEGDPGAFMDRSVVEGNPHAVIEGMIIGAYAIGAPYGYVYIRAEYPLAVERLHLAIKQAKERGFLGKNILGKGFDFMIKVKLGAGAFVCGEETALIASIEGKRGQPRAKPPFPVQKGLWGYPTIINNVETLANVPYIMRKGAAWYAAMGTEKSKGTKVFALTGKILNSGLIEVPMGIPLREIIYDIGGGIEGGRKLKAVQTGGPSGGCIPASMVDTPVDYESLGKVGSIMGSGGMVVLDETNCMVNMAKYFLEFTKSESCGKCVPCRVGTKRLLEILTRITEGRGRTGDIELLETLSSDVKTSSLCGLGQTAPNPILSTIKYFRDEYEAHINEKRCPAGVCKDLLTYSIIEATCTGCTACARVCPAGAITGEKKKPHVINQDLCIKCGACFDKCKFKSIKKG; encoded by the coding sequence ATGAAGAAAGACATATCGATAAAAGTATGTATGGGCACCGGCGGGATCGCTGCCGGCGGCGTCGCGGTGATGTCCACCTTCGAACAAGCGCTTGCGGACGCCGGCCTCCGGGCGACTGTCGAGAAGAACTGCTCGATGCACAAGGTCGGCTGCCGGGGATTCTGCGCCCGTGACGTTCTCGTGGACGTGGTCATCAACGGGAACAAGTCCACGTATCAGTACATCAAACCGGAAATGGTCGAGCGGATCGTGAACGAGCACATCGTGGGAGGCGTCCCGGTCGCGGACTGGCTCGTGTCGGATGACTACCACACGTTCCACGACAAGCAGGTGAAGGTCGTGCTCTCGGACTGCGGCGAGGTTGACCCCGAGGACATCGATTCCTATATCAGCCGCAATGGATACGAGGCCACGAAGAAGGTCCTCTTGACCATGACCCCTCAGGAGACGATAGACGTGATCAAGGCGTCAGGGCTCCGGGGACGGGGGGGCGCCGGTTTCCCGACCGCGGTGAAGTGGGATATGGCGATCAAGGCCCCCGGTCCGAAAAAATATCTGATCTGTAATGCCGACGAGGGAGACCCGGGCGCGTTCATGGACCGCTCCGTTGTCGAAGGGAATCCCCACGCCGTGATCGAGGGGATGATTATCGGCGCTTATGCCATCGGCGCGCCGTACGGATACGTTTACATCAGGGCGGAATACCCGCTTGCCGTGGAACGCCTCCACCTTGCCATCAAGCAGGCCAAGGAGCGCGGTTTTCTCGGCAAAAACATCCTCGGCAAGGGCTTCGATTTCATGATCAAGGTAAAGCTCGGCGCGGGCGCTTTTGTCTGCGGCGAAGAGACGGCGCTTATAGCATCCATCGAAGGCAAACGCGGACAGCCGCGTGCCAAGCCGCCCTTCCCGGTCCAAAAGGGACTCTGGGGCTATCCTACCATCATCAATAATGTTGAGACGCTCGCAAACGTGCCGTACATCATGCGCAAGGGCGCCGCGTGGTACGCGGCCATGGGCACGGAGAAGAGCAAGGGCACCAAGGTTTTCGCGCTCACCGGCAAGATCCTGAACTCGGGCCTCATAGAGGTCCCGATGGGCATCCCGCTCAGGGAGATCATCTACGACATAGGCGGCGGCATCGAGGGCGGCAGGAAGCTCAAGGCGGTCCAGACCGGCGGTCCCTCCGGGGGGTGCATACCGGCCAGCATGGTTGACACGCCTGTTGATTATGAATCGCTCGGCAAGGTCGGCTCTATCATGGGATCCGGCGGAATGGTGGTTCTGGACGAGACCAACTGCATGGTGAACATGGCCAAGTACTTCCTCGAGTTCACCAAGTCCGAATCCTGCGGCAAGTGCGTGCCCTGCAGAGTCGGCACCAAGCGTCTTCTAGAAATTCTCACCAGGATTACCGAAGGCCGGGGAAGGACAGGCGATATTGAGCTGCTGGAGACCCTGAGCAGCGACGTCAAGACGTCCTCTCTTTGCGGACTGGGCCAGACAGCGCCGAACCCCATCCTGAGCACGATCAAATATTTCCGCGACGAGTACGAAGCGCATATCAACGAAAAGCGCTGTCCCGCTGGTGTGTGCAAGGACCTCCTGACATACAGCATAATCGAAGCGACCTGCACGGGCTGTACCGCATGCGCGCGGGTTTGTCCCGCGGGAGCCATTACGGGAGAAAAGAAAAAACCGCACGTTATCAACCAGGACCTCTGTATCAAGTGCGGCGCTTGTTTCGATAAGTGCAAGTTCAAGTCAATTAAAAAAGGGTAG